One genomic segment of uncultured Desulfobacter sp. includes these proteins:
- a CDS encoding metallophosphoesterase, which produces MSNDGLELLYRVRTTLHDGTPVPDSFQHIASQAYYANKGDTIELHNRSYVFAVGTYAIERELKYKEEYCYLPDSMWLKYNQDLRPTDYNSDSYTFKENAYYKICFKRVDGADVQHSDVEHIKSAFSITGGIRTKHPIIEGMKTYFIEETDRVIQRWRSNLTNKGLGDMFSLILLTDTHHVLNGTWADTEKNIRYVSEQIDLDGIVHLGDITDGIVSRKRTLQLADEVINGLKSCNIPVFLALGNHDSNYFFNNPEHISIEEQANIYLDREKPYYCVDSGSIRMVFLSAYDNNRKFRYGYCDAQINWIETLLHETPDEMDIMVFSHDAPLAKLDYWSDEIYNGEKMANILDAHNVQKKNIIAFMHGHTHADNLYTELSYPIVSIANNKCEDFTRYKPEGSVTQKRSFCDATQDLWDILLFDKSTKGLELVRFGAGKDRSVR; this is translated from the coding sequence ATGAGTAATGATGGGCTTGAGTTATTATATCGTGTCAGAACGACACTTCATGATGGAACACCTGTTCCTGATTCTTTTCAACATATTGCATCACAAGCTTATTATGCGAATAAAGGCGACACAATTGAGCTGCATAATAGGTCTTATGTTTTCGCTGTTGGTACATATGCTATTGAGCGGGAACTAAAATACAAAGAAGAGTATTGCTATTTGCCGGACAGCATGTGGCTTAAATATAATCAAGATCTTCGCCCCACCGATTATAACAGTGATTCATATACATTCAAAGAGAACGCATACTACAAAATCTGCTTTAAAAGGGTTGATGGTGCAGATGTTCAGCATTCAGATGTCGAGCATATCAAATCGGCGTTCAGTATCACAGGGGGTATACGCACAAAACATCCAATAATTGAGGGAATGAAAACATATTTTATTGAAGAAACTGATCGCGTAATCCAAAGATGGCGCTCAAATCTAACAAATAAAGGCCTTGGCGATATGTTTAGTTTGATTCTCCTTACTGATACACATCATGTTTTAAATGGCACATGGGCAGATACTGAAAAAAATATCCGTTATGTGTCTGAGCAAATTGACCTTGATGGGATTGTGCATTTAGGAGATATAACGGACGGCATAGTCTCAAGAAAAAGAACTCTACAGCTTGCAGATGAAGTCATTAATGGGCTTAAATCATGTAATATCCCTGTATTTTTAGCGTTAGGGAATCACGATTCAAACTATTTTTTTAATAACCCTGAGCATATTTCTATTGAGGAACAAGCAAATATATACTTAGATAGAGAAAAACCCTACTACTGTGTGGATTCAGGTTCTATAAGAATGGTTTTCCTATCAGCATATGACAACAATCGAAAATTTAGATACGGATACTGCGATGCTCAAATAAATTGGATTGAAACGCTTCTACATGAAACACCTGATGAAATGGATATCATGGTATTTAGCCACGATGCGCCACTTGCAAAGCTCGATTACTGGAGTGACGAAATTTATAACGGAGAAAAAATGGCTAATATCTTAGACGCTCACAATGTGCAAAAAAAAAATATTATTGCATTCATGCATGGCCATACACATGCCGATAACCTTTATACAGAGTTGTCGTATCCGATTGTGTCGATTGCAAACAACAAATGCGAAGATTTTACCCGTTATAAGCCTGAGGGTTCAGTAACACAAAAGAGAAGCTTTTGCGATGCAACTCAGGATTTATGGGATATTCTTTTGTTTGATAAAAGCACAAAAGGTCTTGAACTGGTGCGTTTTGGTGCGGGCAAAGACAGGAGTGTTAGATAA
- a CDS encoding Gfo/Idh/MocA family oxidoreductase, protein MKKVITYGSFDLFHNGHYRLLERAKKLGDHLIVGVTTEYYDNSRGKLNVVDSLLTRIESVKKTGLADDIIIEDHDGQKLEDIIKYGIDIFTVGSDWTGKFDFLKEYCEVVYLERTKLVSSTMLREQKFPIIKLGMIGTGRVAGRFPRELKYVSGIELTSVYNPRIDSAKKYAEQFELGLATNNKDDFYNSVDAVNIASPHETHIEYIMDALERGKHVLCEKPMCLKEADAIKAFEFAKAKRLILMEGIKTAYAPGFVQLIGVARSGIIGNIRDVEAGFTKLIPHQTRELTDLDYGGSFTELASYTLLPILKLMGCNYEKVTFESLKQKDGIDIYTKAYFHYKNSLGTAKTGLGIKSEGQLLISGTKGYILAKSPWWLTKGFEICFEDTSKNEFIATKFLGEGFRYEISDFVKMIRGSLNGYEERLTVEESVILAKLMEKFLFQRKKGFR, encoded by the coding sequence ATGAAAAAAGTAATAACATATGGCTCTTTTGATCTTTTTCATAACGGACATTACAGGCTTCTTGAACGCGCCAAAAAGTTAGGGGATCATCTGATTGTTGGAGTAACAACGGAATACTATGATAATTCGCGTGGAAAACTCAATGTTGTGGATTCATTGTTGACGCGTATTGAGAGTGTTAAAAAGACAGGGCTTGCAGATGACATTATTATCGAGGATCACGATGGGCAAAAGCTTGAAGATATTATCAAGTATGGAATTGATATTTTCACGGTTGGATCTGATTGGACGGGAAAGTTTGATTTTCTAAAGGAATATTGTGAAGTTGTCTATCTTGAGCGAACAAAGCTTGTATCCAGCACAATGCTTAGGGAACAAAAGTTTCCAATTATTAAACTTGGGATGATCGGGACCGGTCGTGTTGCAGGACGGTTCCCAAGAGAATTGAAATATGTTAGTGGGATCGAATTAACATCTGTTTATAACCCAAGAATTGACAGTGCCAAAAAATATGCCGAACAATTTGAGTTAGGATTAGCAACCAACAACAAAGACGACTTTTATAATAGCGTAGATGCTGTAAATATTGCATCGCCACATGAAACACATATTGAATATATTATGGACGCTCTTGAGCGCGGTAAACATGTTTTGTGTGAAAAACCCATGTGCCTTAAAGAAGCTGATGCAATCAAGGCTTTTGAGTTTGCAAAGGCAAAGCGTTTAATTCTTATGGAAGGCATAAAAACAGCCTATGCACCAGGATTTGTTCAGTTAATCGGTGTTGCGCGAAGCGGTATCATCGGCAATATTCGTGATGTGGAAGCAGGTTTTACAAAGCTTATTCCACACCAAACACGTGAATTGACTGACTTGGATTATGGAGGATCATTCACAGAATTAGCCTCATACACACTTTTGCCGATTTTAAAACTAATGGGTTGTAACTATGAAAAAGTCACCTTTGAAAGCTTAAAACAGAAAGATGGTATTGACATCTACACTAAAGCGTATTTTCACTATAAAAACTCCTTAGGCACTGCTAAAACAGGATTAGGTATCAAGTCGGAAGGCCAGCTTTTAATCTCTGGAACCAAAGGATATATTCTTGCTAAATCGCCTTGGTGGCTGACGAAAGGATTTGAAATCTGCTTTGAGGATACATCAAAAAATGAATTCATAGCAACAAAGTTTCTTGGTGAAGGTTTTAGATATGAAATAAGTGATTTTGTAAAAATGATACGTGGCAGTTTAAATGGATATGAAGAACGATTAACGGTGGAAGAATCAGTGATATTGGCTAAGCTTATGGAAAAGTTTCTTTTTCAAAGAAAGAAAGGCTTTAGATAG
- a CDS encoding glycosyltransferase, with translation MKKIKIIHFFIGNIRGGITRYLLNNWKFINKEDFHFDFVTKSKKIDFEQELKNQGCKIYHISCYAEEDEKKFRKEISDIFARGYDIAHIHTAYWKSFIIEELAVKYNVQKIIVHAHNTMIHDDFTNEKREDARCLHEKCKSEFNIFMATDFCACSRLAADWLFGVQIPKERIKILNNAIDIRQFQYNPVVREEYRKMLGLENRYVIGHIGRMSYQKNHEFLIHVFHRVLKKVQNSVLLLINDGPLEENIRTQVLSLGIESKVLFLGKRDDTENLYQAMDVFCLPSRFEGLPIVLVEAQVAGLKCITSDKVSEEAKITDNLDFLPFNIELWKDRIAEILQGYERRNMNHEISISAYNISDQILALENLYRLNAEL, from the coding sequence ATGAAAAAAATCAAAATAATTCATTTTTTTATTGGAAACATACGTGGAGGTATTACTAGATATCTTTTAAACAACTGGAAATTTATCAATAAAGAAGATTTTCACTTTGATTTTGTTACAAAGAGTAAAAAAATAGATTTTGAACAGGAATTAAAAAATCAGGGCTGTAAGATTTATCATATTTCTTGTTATGCAGAAGAGGATGAAAAGAAATTTAGAAAAGAAATCAGTGATATTTTTGCTCGTGGATATGATATTGCACATATTCATACAGCATACTGGAAAAGTTTTATTATTGAAGAACTGGCGGTGAAGTACAACGTTCAAAAAATTATTGTTCATGCTCATAATACTATGATACATGACGATTTTACTAATGAAAAAAGAGAAGACGCACGGTGTCTTCATGAAAAATGCAAGTCAGAATTTAATATATTTATGGCAACAGATTTTTGTGCTTGTTCAAGACTTGCTGCAGATTGGCTCTTTGGTGTTCAGATTCCAAAAGAACGAATCAAAATCTTAAATAATGCTATTGATATTCGTCAATTTCAATACAATCCAGTTGTTAGAGAAGAGTATCGCAAGATGCTTGGTTTAGAAAATAGGTACGTTATTGGTCATATTGGAAGAATGAGTTATCAAAAAAATCATGAATTTTTAATTCATGTCTTTCATCGTGTTTTAAAAAAGGTACAAAATTCGGTTCTATTATTAATAAATGATGGACCGCTTGAAGAAAACATACGAACTCAGGTACTGAGCCTTGGAATTGAGAGTAAGGTGCTTTTTTTGGGAAAGCGTGATGACACAGAAAACTTGTATCAGGCTATGGATGTTTTTTGTCTGCCTTCAAGGTTTGAAGGCCTGCCTATTGTGTTAGTTGAGGCGCAAGTAGCAGGTCTTAAATGCATAACTAGCGATAAAGTTTCTGAAGAGGCGAAGATAACTGATAATCTCGACTTTTTACCATTTAATATTGAATTGTGGAAAGATAGAATAGCTGAAATATTACAAGGGTATGAAAGAAGAAATATGAACCATGAAATTTCAATATCTGCATATAATATTTCAGATCAAATCTTAGCGCTTGAAAATTTGTACAGATTAAACGCTGAACTATGA
- a CDS encoding SPASM domain-containing protein: protein MNNFEAKIAENKSEYIAQINRVKQKYDHIIIYGAGKIGKSILGLLRTQNIKVSAFCVTDKSINRYELMGLPVFSAEELSFDQSRTLILIGVREKWSHEVIQTLKQRGFSDYLVAPSNVEYFFDKVIEKRKRPTLEITPKIGCSVQCKYCPQDLLYKNYFKDKHRSTVMTFDTFKACIDKTPDNLLVEFAGFVEPFLNSEAVKMILYAHEIGREISLYTTLVGLTKDIFEQIENIPFYEVVLHVPDAYNFANIPMTDEYFQLLYLVLDTKKPDGSPWVDTANCQSNPHPTVLAHTEGKVRIFSELVDRAGNLEDKNLLSFEYVTGKILCDRAPGLNHNILLPDGSIVLCCMDFGLRHILGNLLTQSYKEIMNGTELNRLRRSMLDDSSEKILCRSCSSAIRNR from the coding sequence ATGAATAACTTTGAGGCTAAAATTGCAGAAAACAAATCTGAATATATTGCACAGATTAATAGAGTAAAACAAAAGTATGACCATATCATTATTTATGGAGCAGGTAAGATAGGGAAATCTATTTTAGGTCTGTTGCGAACTCAGAATATAAAGGTGTCTGCGTTTTGTGTTACAGATAAGAGTATTAATCGTTATGAATTAATGGGGTTACCGGTTTTTTCTGCTGAAGAATTGAGTTTTGATCAATCGAGAACATTGATTTTAATTGGTGTAAGAGAAAAATGGAGTCACGAAGTTATTCAAACATTAAAGCAAAGAGGTTTTAGTGATTACTTAGTAGCTCCGTCAAATGTTGAATATTTTTTCGATAAAGTTATTGAGAAACGGAAACGACCCACATTAGAAATTACGCCTAAAATCGGATGTAGTGTTCAATGCAAGTATTGTCCGCAGGATTTATTATACAAAAATTATTTTAAGGACAAGCATCGCTCTACTGTGATGACATTTGACACATTCAAAGCTTGTATTGACAAAACGCCAGATAATTTGTTGGTTGAATTCGCTGGATTTGTCGAACCATTTTTGAATTCTGAAGCTGTAAAAATGATACTATATGCACACGAAATAGGAAGAGAAATAAGCCTATACACCACGTTGGTTGGGTTAACAAAAGATATTTTTGAACAAATCGAAAATATTCCGTTTTATGAAGTCGTTCTACACGTTCCGGATGCCTATAATTTTGCAAATATCCCTATGACAGATGAATACTTTCAGCTTCTATATTTAGTGTTAGATACAAAAAAGCCAGATGGTTCTCCATGGGTGGACACTGCAAATTGCCAAAGCAATCCACATCCGACAGTGTTAGCGCATACAGAGGGAAAAGTCAGAATTTTTTCAGAATTGGTTGATCGTGCAGGCAATTTGGAAGATAAAAATCTATTGTCATTTGAATATGTAACTGGAAAAATTTTATGTGATCGTGCCCCAGGTCTCAATCATAATATTTTACTTCCAGACGGATCCATTGTGCTATGTTGTATGGACTTTGGGTTGAGACATATCTTAGGGAACCTGTTAACACAATCTTATAAGGAAATTATGAATGGAACAGAACTGAATCGACTGCGCAGAAGTATGTTAGATGATTCAAGTGAGAAAATTTTGTGTAGAAGCTGCAGCAGTGCAATTAGAAATAGATAA
- a CDS encoding 6-hydroxymethylpterin diphosphokinase MptE-like protein: protein MKFVIWGIGLRGKKIFNLMDKNQIIVIIESNKELIGTTYENIPIIDFELYCAKYTDYYLIITPLFHKEIIDKLKELEIFRFFLLTDCQAELEYGGYEFSINEYPIPVYFQNTYLIYGLTLWSILIYEHLANNNCRKIYILPHKAANNSIVRDLADSINFVNVDGNKKIKCDKLLVAFEDKDEAYKGVLVGDYVIEDMFDFSEQFASYRNRDIEQFHNIHFGKRCFIIGNGPSLKMTDLELLHSNQEICFGVNRIYLSQKNTKWRPSYYVVEDSKCIMCYEKEILDFECGEKFIGDTYLPFWENSAIEQNIHKYHSHGKSSIAEYHVNPKFSTDFSKKAYAAYTVIYSCFQLAVYMGFKEIFLLGVDCDFEVDRNGEVDRSVQNHFSPHYFDGLENIVTRTNTVGMIKAYESAKQYADTHGIKIYNATRGGKLEVFERVDFDSLF, encoded by the coding sequence ATGAAATTTGTAATATGGGGGATTGGCCTAAGGGGCAAAAAGATATTTAATTTGATGGATAAAAATCAAATAATAGTAATAATAGAAAGCAATAAAGAACTTATAGGAACAACATATGAAAATATACCTATTATTGATTTTGAGCTTTACTGCGCAAAATATACTGACTACTACCTGATTATTACGCCATTATTTCATAAAGAAATAATAGATAAATTAAAAGAACTTGAGATATTCCGCTTTTTTTTGTTAACTGACTGTCAAGCTGAATTGGAATATGGTGGGTATGAGTTTTCAATAAATGAATATCCTATTCCAGTATATTTCCAAAATACCTATTTAATCTATGGACTAACACTCTGGAGTATTTTAATATATGAGCATCTCGCTAACAATAATTGCAGAAAAATATATATATTACCGCATAAGGCTGCAAATAACAGTATTGTAAGGGATCTTGCAGATTCAATAAACTTTGTTAACGTTGATGGAAACAAGAAAATAAAATGTGACAAACTACTTGTTGCATTTGAAGATAAAGATGAGGCATATAAAGGTGTTTTAGTTGGAGATTATGTTATCGAAGATATGTTTGATTTTTCTGAACAATTTGCTTCATATAGGAATAGAGACATTGAACAATTTCATAACATTCATTTTGGAAAAAGATGTTTTATTATTGGTAACGGACCGAGTCTTAAAATGACAGATTTGGAGTTATTACATTCAAATCAAGAAATTTGTTTTGGTGTTAATAGAATATATTTATCCCAGAAAAATACAAAGTGGAGACCAAGTTATTATGTTGTTGAAGATAGTAAATGCATCATGTGCTATGAAAAAGAAATTCTAGATTTTGAATGTGGCGAAAAATTTATAGGAGATACCTATTTGCCTTTTTGGGAAAACAGTGCAATAGAACAAAACATACATAAATATCATTCCCATGGGAAAAGCAGTATTGCTGAGTACCATGTGAATCCCAAATTTTCAACCGATTTTTCAAAGAAAGCATATGCTGCATATACTGTTATATATTCATGCTTTCAATTGGCGGTATATATGGGGTTTAAAGAAATATTTTTACTTGGTGTAGATTGTGATTTTGAAGTTGATCGAAATGGTGAGGTTGATCGTTCGGTTCAAAATCATTTTTCACCACACTATTTTGATGGTCTGGAAAACATAGTGACACGTACGAATACTGTAGGGATGATAAAGGCATATGAAAGCGCAAAACAATATGCTGATACCCACGGGATCAAAATATATAATGCAACAAGAGGGGGCAAGCTTGAAGTATTTGAACGAGTTGATTTTGATAGCTTGTTTTGA
- a CDS encoding transposase, translating into MLKYIYQTLRFFRNAFSRNITWLIFCMVVLGFIGASEMIGVTSFCRFWGLNTTGYHAFIHFFRASTWSLDKVTEYWNRFVLSQNETVKSNGRVVLQGDHTYVPKDGRQMPCVATLHQHSETQSKPSYFRGHCWGAIGILIGSMASPFCTPLSLKIHQGLIHVDDGDSSEESRETLGTRIVQMALNFAMKHDVRSILTLDAFFPLWRCLQTGRFGALCSASIAIDYADYKS; encoded by the coding sequence ATGCTCAAGTATATTTACCAGACTCTGCGGTTTTTCCGCAATGCTTTTTCAAGAAACATTACCTGGCTCATCTTTTGTATGGTAGTTCTTGGGTTTATCGGAGCTTCAGAAATGATTGGTGTTACATCGTTTTGCCGATTTTGGGGCCTGAACACGACTGGCTACCATGCGTTTATCCATTTCTTTCGGGCATCAACATGGTCTCTTGATAAGGTTACTGAATACTGGAATAGGTTTGTCCTTTCCCAAAATGAAACGGTGAAATCAAATGGTCGTGTGGTTTTGCAAGGAGACCATACCTATGTCCCTAAGGATGGGCGTCAAATGCCTTGTGTGGCTACCTTGCATCAACATTCAGAAACCCAAAGCAAGCCATCCTATTTCCGCGGTCATTGCTGGGGGGCCATAGGAATACTGATTGGATCTATGGCCTCTCCTTTTTGTACCCCCTTATCTCTTAAAATCCATCAGGGGCTTATCCACGTAGACGATGGTGATAGCTCTGAGGAAAGCAGAGAGACTCTGGGAACCAGGATTGTTCAGATGGCGCTAAATTTTGCGATGAAGCATGACGTCCGAAGCATCCTTACTCTGGATGCTTTTTTCCCCCTGTGGAGATGTCTTCAAACTGGCCGGTTCGGTGCTCTCTGTTCAGCATCAATCGCCATTGATTACGCTGATTATAAGAGCTAA
- a CDS encoding AAA family ATPase has protein sequence MMKNGESPREFFDCEAHPFADTYRLKELYLGKQDAHFLRMARSLISSGKSFTLSGPSGTGKSTLVRYVLSQLDPNCYRPALVHYGGLLRNGFLKAIADVIGVDTNSRTVPLLLKLQKQITQVTPENRGLFPVFVIDDAHLMEKESLMDICSLMFNPHRQTVAASFILVGDETLEKKLQLQVMAPIKTRLTGNFKLDPLSDEESLEFMRFRLSKAKADENLFDADALSIMASHCRGNRRQIMNMGTILLSEAYFRQERTISTELIYTCDDILITE, from the coding sequence ATGATGAAAAATGGTGAATCACCCAGGGAATTCTTTGATTGTGAAGCGCATCCGTTTGCCGATACCTATCGTTTAAAAGAGCTTTATCTTGGTAAACAAGATGCCCATTTTTTGAGAATGGCTCGATCATTAATTTCCAGTGGCAAAAGCTTTACGCTTTCCGGGCCGTCGGGGACCGGAAAATCAACCTTGGTCCGTTATGTGTTATCACAACTTGATCCCAATTGTTACAGACCCGCGTTAGTCCACTATGGGGGGCTTTTGCGAAACGGTTTCTTAAAAGCGATTGCCGACGTGATTGGTGTGGATACCAACTCCCGGACAGTACCGTTATTATTAAAGTTGCAAAAACAGATCACACAGGTGACGCCCGAAAACCGTGGTCTGTTCCCGGTATTTGTTATTGACGATGCCCATTTAATGGAAAAAGAATCTTTGATGGATATCTGCTCCCTGATGTTTAATCCACATAGACAGACTGTTGCGGCAAGTTTTATTCTCGTCGGCGATGAAACCCTTGAAAAGAAACTGCAACTGCAGGTTATGGCACCAATCAAAACCCGTTTGACCGGTAATTTTAAGCTGGATCCCTTGAGCGATGAAGAAAGTCTTGAGTTTATGCGATTCAGGCTATCAAAAGCCAAGGCAGATGAGAACCTGTTTGATGCGGATGCCTTAAGTATTATGGCTTCCCACTGCCGTGGGAATCGTCGACAAATCATGAACATGGGGACCATACTTCTATCGGAGGCATATTTCAGACAGGAAAGAACCATAAGCACCGAGTTAATTTATACATGTGACGATATATTGATTACTGAGTGA
- a CDS encoding DDE-type integrase/transposase/recombinase, with translation MEQENDKNLEIALWRYGLISPLLHRDANDLTLNKMLDMASSRRYVHPNGTHVLLSGETLRKWLYRYQKLGLPGLEDKQRSDKGLHKIPESLSDKMIALRLEHPRWTTARLIKELARAGVWNGRKPSRSALYRFAKTHNLQRDPHLNPELGARPYAFDHFGQLWMADFLHGPKLYHGKKKKKTYLHVILDDCCRYIVHGGFYLTESVNPLVFDLMGSVKRFGIPQRFYVDNGAAYSSRHLKIICARNGIDLVHTPPYRPQGRGKVERLFRTVRDQFLCDKYKTVQQINQAFKVWLSNYHQSIHSSLGCSPKQKRLQTRSCCRTLPPTADIESLFRMERRCRVYKDSTIRFRKNQYEIPGSLPGSRVIIYYMPWDIEDVYYGEEMKKARIVDLSENARRFDAPGGRTK, from the coding sequence ATGGAACAAGAAAACGACAAAAATCTGGAAATAGCCTTGTGGCGTTACGGTCTTATCAGCCCCCTTCTACACAGGGATGCCAATGACCTCACATTAAACAAAATGTTGGATATGGCATCTTCACGCAGGTATGTTCACCCAAACGGCACCCACGTTCTTTTGAGCGGCGAGACTTTGAGGAAATGGCTGTATCGTTACCAGAAACTGGGATTGCCGGGCCTTGAGGACAAGCAAAGATCCGACAAAGGGCTGCATAAAATCCCAGAATCCCTGTCTGATAAAATGATAGCTCTTCGCTTGGAGCACCCACGCTGGACCACCGCCAGACTTATTAAAGAACTTGCCAGGGCCGGCGTATGGAATGGCAGAAAACCCAGCCGGTCAGCCCTTTATAGATTCGCCAAGACCCATAATCTGCAAAGAGATCCTCACCTGAACCCTGAACTGGGTGCCAGACCTTATGCGTTTGACCATTTCGGACAACTATGGATGGCAGACTTTCTCCATGGCCCCAAATTGTACCATGGCAAAAAAAAGAAAAAGACATACCTGCATGTAATCCTGGATGACTGTTGCCGGTATATCGTTCATGGCGGATTTTATTTGACCGAATCGGTCAATCCTTTAGTCTTTGATCTTATGGGCAGCGTAAAACGATTTGGTATCCCCCAGCGCTTTTACGTCGATAATGGTGCGGCCTATTCCAGCCGTCATCTCAAAATTATATGTGCCAGAAACGGTATTGATTTGGTGCATACGCCGCCATACAGGCCTCAGGGCAGAGGCAAGGTTGAGCGTTTATTCAGAACCGTAAGGGACCAGTTTCTCTGCGATAAATACAAAACCGTCCAGCAGATCAACCAGGCCTTTAAAGTTTGGCTGAGCAATTATCATCAGAGCATACATTCCTCTTTGGGGTGCTCTCCTAAACAAAAACGGCTTCAGACACGCAGTTGTTGCCGGACCCTTCCTCCGACAGCCGACATTGAGTCTTTGTTTAGGATGGAACGACGGTGCAGGGTATATAAAGACTCAACCATTCGGTTCAGAAAAAATCAGTATGAAATTCCCGGATCCCTGCCGGGTTCCAGGGTCATCATTTATTATATGCCTTGGGATATAGAAGACGTCTATTATGGAGAAGAAATGAAAAAAGCACGTATCGTTGATCTTAGTGAAAATGCCAGAAGATTTGATGCTCCCGGCGGGAGGACGAAATGA
- a CDS encoding transposase gives MGKIEWDFQWILKRQSTDKDAAYNFLNSPTYNWRRFTLHLCRRIYFVIRKLLDDSSEEVLIFDDSTYSRNRSKKVELLSRVFDHTDMKYIKGFRMLTLGWSDGNSFLGLDFALLSSADKKNRYNEINPDIDKRTCGYHRRQEAVTKTTAHLVPMVKRALDIGGRAKYVLMDSWFSMPSAIADLREHIHVIW, from the coding sequence TTGGGCAAAATAGAGTGGGATTTTCAATGGATTTTAAAGCGACAATCTACAGATAAGGACGCTGCTTACAATTTTCTGAACTCTCCGACATATAACTGGCGGCGGTTTACCCTTCATCTTTGCCGCCGGATTTATTTTGTCATCAGAAAACTTCTTGATGATTCTTCCGAAGAAGTTCTTATTTTTGACGACTCCACCTATAGCAGAAACCGATCTAAAAAAGTCGAGCTTTTATCCCGGGTGTTTGATCATACAGATATGAAGTACATCAAAGGATTCCGGATGCTGACCCTTGGCTGGTCTGACGGTAACAGTTTTCTTGGACTTGATTTTGCCCTTTTATCATCTGCAGACAAAAAGAATCGATATAATGAAATCAATCCTGATATTGATAAAAGGACCTGCGGATATCATCGCCGCCAGGAAGCGGTTACAAAAACCACAGCTCATCTCGTACCGATGGTAAAAAGAGCTCTTGATATAGGGGGCCGGGCTAAGTATGTCTTAATGGACAGTTGGTTTTCGATGCCATCAGCAATAGCAGATTTACGGGAACACATACACGTCATATGGTAA